A region from the Metopolophium dirhodum isolate CAU chromosome 9, ASM1992520v1, whole genome shotgun sequence genome encodes:
- the LOC132952978 gene encoding uncharacterized protein LOC132952978: MHTFNILYIYSSSQIRFFIMDFEFTMINRTEILLVSGAISNSLEKYKPMKLEGNPLVLTQDDKLRRFRRRDLGKVVQTIKRVFRSKPNLTTPLLDQLYKSITHQGESTLSTVYLQKYLHIDNREPIIVFWNGTTDLTIVKRLRLRGILAFLNITAYSDRNNNEFNLKLTNIETRETLYSGYIGKLNKNGRMLNLLEAHELVCNTNHHITHCHDPIADVILTKCVFDYVVTKIRPIYLYRLGRKYRKKINIYRDF; the protein is encoded by the coding sequence atgcatacatttaatattttatatatatattctagcTCTCAAATCCGTTTTTTCATAATGGATTTCGAATTCACTATGATCAATAGGACCGAAATATTATTGGTATCCGGCGCCATCTCCAacagtttagaaaaatataaaccgaTGAAACTGGAAGGGAATCCTCTTGTACTTACACAAGACGATAAGTTAAGGAGGTTCCGGCGCCGTGACTTGGGAAAAGTTGTGCAAACAATCAAAAGGGTATTCCGGAGTAAACCAAACTTGACCACACCATTGTTGGACCAATTATACAAAAGTATAACCCATCAGGGGGAGTCGACTTTGTCAACGGTATACCTACAGAAATATTTGCACATCGATAACAGGGAgccaataatagttttttggaACGGAACGACAGATCTAACAATTGTAAAAAGATTAAGATTAAGGGGTATTTTagcgtttttaaatataacggcGTACAGTGATaggaataataatgaatttaatttaaaactaactaaCATAGAAACAAGAGAAACCTTATATTCAGGTTACATaggaaaacttaataaaaacggCAGGATGTTAAACTTATTAGAAGCACATGAATTGGTGTGCAATACGAATCATCATATCACGCATTGTCACGATCCAATTGCTGATGTAATTTTAACCAAATGCGTTTTTGACTATGTAGTCACGAAAATAAGGccgatatatttgtatagactaggtagaaaatatagaaaaaaaataaatatatatagagattTTTAG